A DNA window from Brassica napus cultivar Da-Ae chromosome A4, Da-Ae, whole genome shotgun sequence contains the following coding sequences:
- the LOC125608306 gene encoding AT-hook motif nuclear-localized protein 21 gives MSGLNMGTTSRYVHNVDGGGAGQFSTDNHHEDDGGAGQNHHHNLHNHHQGLDLIASNDNSGLGGAGGGGEGSGDLVMRRPRGRPAGSKNKPKPPVIVTRESANTLRAHILEVGSGCDVFECISTYARRRQRGICVLSGTGTVTNVSIRQPTAAGSVVTLRGTFEILSLSGSFLPPPAPPGATSLTIFLAGAQGQVVGGNVVGELVAAGPVMVMAASFTNVAYERLPLDEHEEHLQVQSGGGGGGNMYSEANGGGGGLPFFNLPMSLPHMGVENWQGNSAGAGRAPF, from the coding sequence ATGTCTGGTCTCAATATGGGGACAACCTCTCGTTACGTCCATAACGTCGACGGCGGAGGTGCTGGCCAGTTCTCCACCGACAACCACCACGAAGATGACGGTGGCGCTGGACAAAACCATCATCATAACCTTCATAACCATCATCAAGGTTTAGATTTAATAGCTTCTAATGACAACTCGGGTCTGGGCGGCGCCGGAGGTGGTGGTGAAGGAAGCGGTGACCTCGTTATGCGGCGGCCACGTGGACGTCCAGCTGGATCCAAGAACAAACCAAAACCTCCAGTGATAGTCACGCGCGAGAGCGCAAACACTCTTAGGGCTCACATTCTCGAAGTCGGAAGTGGCTGCGACGTCTTCGAGTGCATCTCCACTTACGCGCGGCGAAGACAGCGGGGGATTTGCGTTTTGTCCGGAACAGGAACCGTCACAAACGTCAGCATCCGCCAGCCGACGGCGGCTGGATCTGTGGTGACTTTGCGAGGCACTTTCGAGATTCTTTCCCTCTCTGGATCTTTTCTTCCGCCGCCTGCTCCTCCAGGAGCGACAAGTTTGACTATATTCCTCGCCGGAGCTCAGGGACAGGTCGTCGGAGGTAACGTTGTTGGAGAATTGGTGGCCGCGGGGCCGGTCATGGTCATGGCGGCGTCTTTTACGAACGTGGCTTACGAAAGGTTACCTTTGGACGAGCATGAGGAGCACTTACAGGTCCAAAGCGGCGGTGGCGGAGGAGGGAATATGTACTCGGAAGCCAACGGAGGTGGCGGAGGCTTGCCGTTCTTCAATTTGCCGATGAGTTTGCCTCATATGGGAGTTGAAAACTGGCAGGGGAATTCCGCCGGCGCTGGTAGGGCTCCGTTTTAG
- the LOC106364511 gene encoding auxin-responsive protein SAUR77-like, translating into MGCLISPVTKLRRLSSTDSRRFAYRNLTDEDMEDSVVRVVVGKEKKEFMVEPYVLEEAPFRILISSVKDRTKTRLNRTGSVVWLDHIDSILFEHLLWLLRNDASTFSDMDVVEIIEFYSQDC; encoded by the coding sequence ATGGGTTGCTTGATTTCTCCTGTAACGAAACTCCGTCGTCTATCTTCAACTGATTCGCGGCGGTTTGCGTACCGGAATCTGACAGACGAAGATATGGAGGATTCGGTCGTAAGGGTGGTGGTAGGGAAAGAGAAGAAGGAGTTCATGGTCGAACCGTACGTACTCGAAGAGGCGCCGTTTAGAATCTTGATTAGTTCGGTTAAGGATCGTACCAAGACCCGGTTAAACCGGACTGGGAGTGTTGTATGGCTTGATCATATCGACTCGATCTTGTTCGAGCACTTGTTGTGGCTTCTTCGTAACGATGCATCTACATTTTCGGATATGGATGTCGTCGAGATCATTGAGTTCTATTCTCAAGATTGCTAG
- the LOC111215273 gene encoding protein phosphatase 2C 29-like has translation MGSSFSSALPCFSQGHRNRHHHSSQRHTQNPTHSDQINSEPLDETLGHSYCYVPSSNRFLSPFPSDRFVSPPGSFRLSPGRIRGPGSSDQLQTGFRAISGASVSANSSNSKTVFQLDDIYDDATVNTFGGGVRSSVVNANGFEGTSSFSALPLQTVPLGGHVEERTGLFMSGPIERGASSGPLDLPGEEASRPDSAAAHFSAPLGGGGKKRRKRKKSLSWNTKQRPWVLPVSNFVGGAKKENTVKPPDGGGVTAESTGEENDLQWALGKAGEDRVQLAVFEKQGWLFAGIYDGFNGPDAPEFLMANLYRAVHSELQGLFWELEEEVELEASSSCPARDKEEVVEVKVRKKLHELLAEAQAEDALDLSGSDRFAFSVEDNAVSVGSKRWLLLSKLKHGLSKQGVSGRKLLFPWKFGAEELVDNVRVEEPVEKRKERRKAGAVDHELVLKAMSNGLEATEQAFLEMTEKVLETNPELALMGSCLLVALMRDDDVYVMNIGDSRALVAQYQVRETGASVETGRVDDRCDDLDREDENKDTSVVVDKDTTVNIETPSQNMKLVALQLTTDHSTSIEDEVTRIKNEHPDDNQCIVNDRVKGRLKVTRAFGAGFLKQPKLNDSLLEMFRNEYIGTDPYISCTPSLRHYRLTESDQFMVLSSDGLYQYLSNEEVVSLAMEKFPDGDPAQHVIQELLVRAAKKAGMGFHELLDIPQGDRRKYHDDCTVLVIALGGSRIWKSSGKYL, from the exons ATGGGAAGTAGCTTCTCCTCCGCCTTACCTTGCTTCAGTCAAGGTCACCGTAACCGCCACCATCACTCATCGCAGCGTCACACACAGAATCCAACTCACTCCGATCAGATCAACTCTGAGCCGTTGGATGAGACTCTAGGCCACTCCTACTGCTACGTCCCATCTTCTAACCGTTTCCTCTCTCCCTTCCCTTCTGATCGCTTCGTCTCTCCTCCCGGTTCGTTCCGGTTATCTCCGGGTCGGATCCGGGGCCCCGGATCATCCGACCAGCTCCAAACCGGGTTCAGAGCCATCTCCGGGGCCTCGGTTAGCGCCAACTCATCCAATTCCAAAACTGTTTTCCAACTTGATGATATTTACGACGATGCCACTGTGAACACTTTCGGCGGAGGCGTGAGGAGCAGCGTCGTGAACGCTAACGGCTTCGAAGGAACGTCGTCGTTTAGCGCTCTCCCGCTACAGACCGTGCCGTTAGGTGGTCACGTGGAGGAACGAACCGGCCTCTTCATGTCTGGGCCCATCGAGAGAGGCGCGAGTTCAGGCCCATTGGACCTTCCCGGAGAGGAGGCTTCGAGACCCGATTCCGCCGCCGCGCATTTCTCGGCGCCGCTCGGGGGCGGCGGCAAGAAGAGACGGAAAAGGAAGAAGAGTCTTTCGTGGAACACGAAGCAGCGGCCGTGGGTTCTTCCGGTGTCGAACTTCGTCGGCGGTGCTAAAAAGGAGAACACCGTGAAACCACCCGACGGCGGCGGCGTTACGGCGGAATCAACCGGAGAGGAGAATGATTTACAGTGGGCGTTGGGGAAGGCAGGAGAGGACAGAGTGCAACTAGCTGTCTTCGAGAAGCAAGGATGGCTCTTCGCCGGAATCTACGACGGCTTCAACGGACCCGACGCGCCGGAGTTTCTGATGGCTAACCTCTACCGTGCGGTTCATAGCGAGTTACAAGGTTTATTCTGGGAACTGGAGGAAGAAGTAGAGTTAGAAGCAAGTTCCAGCTGTCCGGCGAGAGACAAGGAAGAAGTGGTAGAAGTTAAGGTGAGGAAAAAGCTGCATGAGCTTCTCGCAGAGGCACAAGCAGAAGACGCGTTGGATCTTTCAGGTTCCGACAGGTTTGCATTCTCAGTGGAGGACAATGCAGTGTCTGTAGGAAGTAAGAGATGGTTGCTGTTGTCGAAACTGAAGCATGGTTTGTCTAAGCAAGGCGTTTCAGGGAGGAAGTTGTTGTTCCCATGGAAGTTTGGTGCGGAGGAGTTAGTAGATAACGTTAGAGTAGAGGAACCGGttgagaagaggaaggagagacGTAAGGCGGGTGCGGTTGATCACGAGCTGGTTCTGAAGGCGATGTCAAATGGTCTTGAAGCCACGGAGCAAGCTTTCTTGGAGATGACGGAGAAGGTTTTGGAAACGAACCCTGAGCTTGCGTTGATGGGTTCTTGCTTGCTGGTTGCGTTGATGAGAGATGATGATGTGTATGTGATGAATATAGGGGATAGTAGGGCTCTTGTTGCGCAGTATCAGGTTCGAGAAACGGGTGCGAGTGTTGAGACAGGAAGAGTTGATGATAGATGTGATGATTTAGACAGGGAGGATGAGAACAAAGACACTTCAGTTGTGGTTGATAAAGATACTACAGTGAACATTGAAACACCTTCGCAGAACATGAAACTGGTTGCGTTGCAGCTGACAACAGATCACAGCACGAGCATCGAAGAT GAAGTAACAAGAATAAAAAACGAACACCCTGATGACAACCAATGCATAGTGAACGACAGAGTGAAAGGTCGGCTTAAGGTGACTAGAGCGTTTGGAGCAGGGTTTTTGAAGCAG CCTAAATTGAATGATTCATTACTGGAAATGTTTCGGAATGAGTACATTGGGACGGATCCGTACATATCATGCACACCGTCTCTACGTCACTACAGGCTAACAGAGAGTGATCAGTTTATGGTTCTGTCATCTGATGGTTTGTATCAATACCTGAGCAATGAGGAAGTTGTTTCTCTTGCTATGGAGAAGTTTCCAGATGGAGATCCTGCTCAGCATGTTATACAGGAACTTCTAGTCCGTGCAGCCAAGAAGGCtg GAATGGGGTTTCATGAGCTACTGGATATACCGCAAGGAGATAGAAGAAAGTATCATGATGATTGCACTGTATTAGTGATAGCACTTGGAGGAAGTAGGATCTGGAAGTCATCAGGGAAGTATCTTTGA
- the LOC106366974 gene encoding 28 kDa ribonucleoprotein, chloroplastic-like → MAVLEAALSILSFSSSSSSKPHLFSRQTKPTSLSIQIPSNLSPFFPLTLSTPLRTGGDNSRRLVSVCSSVTEEEASPPTEETQKENLKRKLFVFNLPWSMSVNDISQLFGQCGTVSSVEIIKQKDGKNRGFAFVTMSSGEEAQSAVDKFDSFQVSGRIIRVSFAKRFKKPTVKPPNALPPSTQETRHKLYVSNLAWKARSTHLREFFTAADFNLVSARVVFADPGGRASGYGFVSFPSREEAEDAISKLDGKELMGRPISLKFSLRSAGESEDSNTIEDNNTSEEEPEDGDDTIEASEEKPVE, encoded by the exons ATGGCGGTTCTCGAAGCTGCTCTCTCCATcctctccttctcttcttcttcatcctcaaaaCCTCATCTCTTCTCCAGGCAAACTAAACCAACCTCCTTAAGTATTCAAATTCCAAGTAACCTCTCTCCCTTCTTCCCTCTCACTCTCAGTACTCCTCTTCGCACCGGCGGTGATAACTCTCGGCGACTCGTCTCCGTATGCTCTTCCGTCACGGAGGAAGAAGCATCACCTCCCACCGAAGAAACCCAGAAGGAGAATCTCAAAAGGAAGCTTTTTGTATTCAATCTCCCTTGGTCCATGAGCGTCAACGACATTTCCCAGCTCTTCGGACAATGCGGGACTGTCTCCAGCGTCGAG atcataaagcaaaaagatGGGAAGAACCGAGGTTTCGCTTTCGTGACAATGTCTTCTGGAGAAGAAGCTCAATCCGCTGTTGACAAGTTCGATTCTTTC CAAGTCTCAGGGAGGATCATAAGGGTAAGCTTTGCAAAAAGGTTCAAGAAACCTACCGTGAAACCACCTAACGCTCTTCCTCCTTCTACTCAAGAAACTCGTCACAAACTCTATGTATCTAACCTTGCTTGGAAAGCGAGATCAACTCATCTCCGTGAGTTCTTCACTGCTGCAGACTTCAACCTTGTTTCAGCTCGTGTTGTTTTCGCTGACCCTGGAGGTAGAGCTTCTGGCTATGGCTTTGTCTCGTTCCCTTCTAGAGAAGAAGCTGAGGATGCAATCTCTAAATTGGACGGGAAG GAGCTAATGGGCAGACCTATCAGTCTAAAGTTTAGTTTGAGAAGCGCGGGTGAATCTGAAGATAGTAACACAATAGAAGATAACAATACTTCTGAAGAGGAACCTGAAGATGGTGATGACACAATAGAAGCCTCTGAAGAAAAACCTGTGGAGTGA
- the LOC106366973 gene encoding RING-H2 finger protein ATL28-like, producing the protein MASTTTTIPDPDVFPTITMPITVILTGSLLFIIIAGFFVLFFWRCLLNRLSSAWTLQRTPYGDLIHVNTPPENTGLDPFIIKSFPVILYSSATMRNQCTECAICLAEFSDEDTVRLITVCRHGFHSTCIDSWFESHKTCPVCRCELDPGVVGSGSHESLHNTVTITIQDLNYEEVNPPSTSSSKRFPEAASAWPFSRSHSTGRFMVKTKREHYQFKETYPTTSSSKRLMEASAWRFSRSHSTGHFMIKTMDKTKGKHYQTGSSVMFEENNPTTSPSKRLMEGSAWRFSRSYSTGQFMGKTRDVTMKIKGRHYQTGSCASFDELTRYDEATGYGMAW; encoded by the coding sequence ATGgcttcaacaacaacaacaataccaGATCCTGATGTCTTCCCTACAATCACCATGCCCATCACAGTAATCTTAACCGGCAGTCTTCTCTTTATCATTATCGCCGGATTCTTCGTCCTCTTCTTCTGGAGATGTCTTCTGAACCGTTTGTCCTCAGCTTGGACCCTTCAGAGAACACCCTACGGTGACCTAATCCACGTCAACACTCCCCCTGAAAACACAGGCCTCGACCCATTTATCATCAAGTCCTTTCCCGTAATCCTCTATTCATCCGCAACAATGAGAAACCAGTGTACTGAATGTGCTATCTGCTTGGCAGAGTTTTCAGATGAAGACACCGTTAGGCTAATAACAGTGTGTCGTCATGGGTTTCATTCAACTTGCATTGATTCTTGGTTTGAGTCACACAAGACTTGCCCTGTTTGCCGGTGTGAGTTAGACCCCGGAGTGGTTGGTTCTGGAAGCCATGAGTCTTTGCACAACACGGTTACAATTACTATTCAAGACTTAAACTATGAAGAAGTGAATCCTCCTTCCACTAGTTCAAGCAAAAGGTTCCCTGAAGCCGCCTCGGCTTGGCCATTCTCTAGGTCACATTCTACAGGTCGTTTTATGGTTAAGACCAAAAGAGAACATTACCAATTCAAAGAAACTTATCCTACCACTAGTTCAAGCAAAAGGCTTATGGAAGCATCGGCTTGGCGATTTTCGAGGTCACATTCTACTGGACATTTCATGATTAAGACGATGGATAAGACCAAAGGAAAACATTACCAGACAGGAAGCAGTGTCATGTTTGAAGAAAACAATCCTACAACTAGCCCAAGCAAAAGGCTTATGGAAGGCTCGGCTTGGCGATTTTCGAGGTCATATTCTACAGGACAGTTCATGGGTAAGACGAGGGATGTCACAATGAAGATCAAAGGAAGACATTACCAAACAGGAAGCTGTGCCTCGTTTGATGAACTTACTAGGTATGATGAAGCTACAGGATACGGTATGGCTTGGTGA
- the LOC106364510 gene encoding uncharacterized protein LOC106364510 translates to MQRLSIDASASKLQSYDINDSKRKESLSSPPPPPSSSSSSAADYDDHDLKDVKLRRLSSPHQKRENLVHFIPVLTLICFVILYLSSHAPSQSDLAQFNGFMRSSKRLESDEDGEISGLMIGTDASVAIRSSIRKLRETESLPRRRTSHRKTADF, encoded by the exons ATGCAGAGGCTTTCCATAGACGCATCAGCTTCGAAGCTCCAAAGCTACGATATCAATGACTCCAAGCGGAAAGAATCACtctcctctcctcctcctcctccttcttcgTCGTCATCGTCCGCCGCAGATTACGACGATCACGACCTCAAGGACGTTAAGCTCAGACGGTTATCGTCGCCTCATCAGAAACGCGAGAACCTCGTCCACTTCATCCCCGTCCTCACTCTAATCTGCTTCGTCATCCTCTACCTCTCTTCTCACGCTCCCTCGCAATCAG ATTTGGCTCAGTTTAACGGATTCATGCGTTCATCGAAGCGTCTAG AATCCGACGAGGATGGCGAAATCTCTGGGTTGATGATCGGTACCGACGCTTCGGTGGCTATCCGGAGTAGCATAAGGAAGTTGAGAGAGACGGAATCGCTTCCCCGCCGCCGAACCTCTCACCGGAAAACTGCTGACTTCTAG
- the LOC125608230 gene encoding malate synthase, glyoxysomal-like, translated as TVQIRAEGLRLNRRVGIEYLAVWLTRSGSVPRYNLMEDAAPAEISRVQNWQWIRYEVELDGDGLGVRVNKELFERVVEEEMERIEKEVGKDKFKKGMYKENCKKFTKQCTASELDDFLTLAVYDHIVAHYPNNVSRP; from the coding sequence acagtACAGATCAGAGCAGAGGGTCTAAGGCTGAACAGACGTGTGGGGATCGAATACTTAGCAGTGTGGCTAACACGATCAGGATCTGTCCCACGCTATAACCTGATGGAAGATGCGGCTCCAGCTGAGATAAGTCGTGTCCAGAACTGGCAATGGATTAGGTATGAAGTGGAGTTGGACGGAGATGGGCTTGGAGTCAGGGTGAACAAAGAGTTGTTTGAGAGAGTTGTGGAAGAAGAGATGGAAAGAATCGAGAAAGAAGTTGGTAAAGATAAGTTTAAGAAAGGAATGTATAAGGAAAACTGCAAGAAGTTTACAAAGCAATGTACTGCAAGTGAGCTTGATGATTTTCTTACACTTGCTGTTTATGATCATATTGTAGCTCACTACCCAAACAATGTGTCAAGGCCCtga
- the LOC106366971 gene encoding probable inactive shikimate kinase like 2, chloroplastic: MAALSSSATIFYSPSLTPFTASQRSLSSPTRIRSSPRVLRGFHSLRNREFHRFSQNVTAGGRFNSFSCNCLSAVSTTTLDYEFTDGGKEVELRLRLKTGETLSPKDISVDADGTSLAVKEKRNGLLITLLETNQLFEKIMPSETIWYIDEDQLVVNMKKVDGELKWPDVVESWESLTAGMMQLLKGASIYVVGDSTEINQKVCRELAVGLGYSPLDSMELLESFSKQTIDSWILAEGEDSVAEAESSVLESLSSHVRTVVSTLGGKHGAAGRADKWRHLYSGFTVWVSQTEATDEESAKEEARRNKQEREIGYSNADVVVKLQGWDPTHAKSVAQASLSALKQLIISDKGLPGKKSLYIRLGCRGDWPNIKPPGWDPSSDTGAHPSFS; encoded by the exons ATGGCTGCTTTATCTTCTTCAGCTACAATCTTCTACTCTCCTTCCCTAACCCCTTTCACCGCCAGTCAACGGTCCCTCTCTTCTCCCACTCGGATCCGTTCCTCGCCTCGTGTTCTCAGAGGATTTCATAGCCTTCGAAACCGTGAATTCCACCGATTCTCTCAAAATGTTACCGCCGGCGGCAGGTTCAATAGCTTCTCGTGTAACTGCTTATCCGCCGTATCCACCACCACTCTCGATTACGAG TTCACAGACGGTGGCAAAGAGGTGGAGTTGAGACTGAGGTTGAAGACAGGGGAGACGCTTTCTCCAAAGGATATATCTGTGGACGCAGATGGAACATCTTTAGCTGTTAAAGAGAAGCGTAACGGTCTGCTGATAACGCTTCTTGAGACTAACCAGCTCTTTGAGAAGATCATGCCCTCCGAAACCATTTG GTACATAGATGAAGATCAGTTGGTTGTGAACATGAAGAAGGTGGATGGGGAGTTGAAGTGGCCTGATGTTGTTGAGTCTTGGGAGTCTTTGACTGCTGGGATGATGCAGCTTCTTAAAGGGGCGTCGATCTACGTTGTTGGAGATTCTACTGAGATTAACCAGAAAGTGTGTCGGGAGCTAGCGGTTGGTCTTGG GTATAGTCCTCTAGACTCAATGGAGTTGCTGGAGAGCTTTTCGAAGCAAACAATTGATTCTT ggATTCTTGCTGAAGGGGAGGATTCTGTAGCTGAAGCAGAGAGTTCTGTTTTAGAAAGCTTGAGCAGCCATGTCCGTACTGTTGTCTCAACTTTGGGAGGTAAGCATGGAGCTGCTGGGAGAGCTGATAAGTGGAGACACCTCTACTCTGGATTTACTGTATGGGTATCACAAACTGAAGCTACAG ATGAAGAATCAGCTAAAGAAGAAGCAAGGCGAAACAAGCAAGAGAGGGAGATTGGGTATTCAAACGCAGACGTGGTGGTGAAGCTCCAAGGTTGGGACCCGACGCATGCCAAGAGCGTGGCTCAGGCCTCGTTGAGTGCACTCAAGCAACTGATCATCTCAGACAAGGGACTTCCAG GTAAGAAGAGTCTGTACATAAGGCTAGGTTGCCGTGGAGATTGGCCCAATATAAAACCTCCGGGATGGGATCCGTCGTCTGACACCGGAGCTCATCCAAGCTTCTCATAA
- the LOC106366970 gene encoding probable inactive poly [ADP-ribose] polymerase SRO1, protein MESNIVKVSDSNFKDGLGKKRKHPSYYTSYDSGKSTAKLQCVLSPNGSTEKFDKRRNEVNGSENYSGKSLVRYYSYFKKTGVPKRVMLYENGEWTDLPENVICSIRNDLEEKRAAIEVNCSGSHFVLDFLHMHRLDLETGVKTHLAWIDIAGKCFFPDSVGGEDLEQHGQCEIKLHLEIDINGGKSPKLKLNSTDSCSLELDDDDVQRWDDETEASMFSGVKPAEEEELDVDAVKEKFVLGMAALGHVEVLDAYRFSGGVAKDRQSLFKKQADITKLSRGDANIRYAWLPAKKELLSAVMMHGLGVCGELIKKSKYGVGVHLAAANCPYFSATHCDVDENGVRHMVLCRVIMGNMEPLGGDRAQFVTGGEGYDNGVDNISSPKHYVVWNMNMNTHVYPEFVVSFKLLSIPNAEGNLLSAAQSKHESSGLTLEGAKGSLSNSAGSRTRRPSSNLMPYPLLFKAISSKIAQKDMDLITAYYQQLREKKISREGFSRKLRMIVGDDHLLKTTITALQRLPHTAVKMEPITGGC, encoded by the exons ATGGAATCCAACATCGTCAAGGTATCGGATAGTAACTTTAAAGATGGacttggaaaaaaaagaaagcatcCCTCGTACTATACTTCATATGATTCTGGAAAGTCAACTGCTAAGCTGCAATGCGTACTCTCACCTAACGGTTCAACCGAAAAATTTGATAAACGTAGAAACGAAGTTAATGGCTCTGAGAATTACTCTGGGAAGTCTCTGGTCAGATACTACTCTTACTTCAAGAAGACAGGAGTGCCAAAGCGTGTAATGCTCTATGAGAACGGTGAATGGACTGATTTACCTGAGAATGTTATTTGCTCCATCAGGAACGATCTCGAAGAAAAGAGAGCTGCTATTGAGGTGAACTGTTCCGGTAGCCATTTCGTTCTTGATTTCTTACACATGCATCGACTGGACTTGGAAACTGGTGTGAAGACACACCTCGCGTGGATCGACATTGCTGGAAAATGCTTTTTTCCTGACAGTGTGGGAGGAGAAGATCTTGAACAACATGGTCAATGTGAGATCAAGCTGCACCTTGAGATTGATATCAACGGTGGGAAATCACCGAAGCTGAAGTTGAACAGTACGGATAGCTGCAGCCTTGAgctcgatgatgatgatgtccaGAGGTGGGACGACGAGACCGAAGCTAGTATGTTCTCTGGTGTCAAGCCTGCTGAGGAGGAAGAACTCGATGTAGACGCTGTCAAAGAAAAGTTTGTTTTAGGCATGGCCGCTCTAGGACATGTAGAGGTTCTTGATGCGTATCGGTTCTCAGGTGGCGTCGCCAAAGATCGTCAATCTCTTTTCAAGAAACAAGCTGACATCACTAAGCTAAGCCGAGGAGATGCAAACATTAGATACGCTTGGCTTCCTGCGAAGAAGGAACTGTTGTCTGCAGTGATGATGCATGGACTTGGAGTGTGTGGAGAGCTAATCAAGAAGTCAAAGTATGGTGTTGGTGTTCACTTAGCTGCTGCAAACTGCCCTTACTTCAG TGCTACACATTGTGATGTTGATGAAAACGGTGTGCGTCACATGGTTTTGTGCCGTGTGATAATGGGGAACATGGAGCCTCTTGGTGGCGATAGAGCGCAGTTCGTTACTGGTGGAGAAGGGTATGATAATGGAGTTGATAATATCTCGAGTCCGAAGCATTATGTTGTCTGGAACATGAATATGAACACTCATGTTTACCCAGAATTTGTAGTTAGCTTCAAGCTGTTGTCTATCCCCAATGCTGAAG GGAATTTACTTTCTGCTGCTCAGAGTAAGCATGAGAGTTCAGGGCTCACCTTGGAAGGAGCCAAAGGTTCTCTCTCCAACAGTGCCGGTTCCAGAACTAGGAGGCCCAGCTCGAATTTGATGCCTTACCCTCTGCTCTTCAAGGCAATCTCAAGCAAAATTGCTCAGAAAGACATGGACTTAATCACTGCTTATTACCAACAACTTAGG GAGAAGAAGATATCTCGAGAGGGATTCTCGAGGAAGCTGCGGATGATTGTTGGAGATGATCATCTTCTGAAAACCACCATTACAGCTCTACAACGCTTGCCACACACTGCTGTGAAAATGGAACCGATCACAGGTGGCTGTTAA
- the LOC106366969 gene encoding uncharacterized protein LOC106366969 codes for MASPEQNPDTVNEATHHKALAESSFASGDLTSALNHARKALSLSPNTEGVSSMVTAFETITSAASASGDTPEWYKILKVEPFSHFDTVKQQYSKLALVLHPDKNPYVGCEEGFRLVSEAFKVLEDRVRRSEYDAKLRVRIQGEIGACDGETTTFSSCEKSFEAKEDGDCSSKIITYSRKRKKRVDEVSESLRRVSETREVEAEDEGMMTLAEMQSVLKRNKQKNIIREVKMGRETQEISSGDETLMEMSTNKENGKREAVKKKKKKKTNHKELGEIVEDEDFDFDKERMPRSFKKGQVWAIYDDNVPRCYCLVSEVVSVSPFKVWISWLDYESEKLIFWMKNSSCGRFRVSEKALIEHVKLFSHVVNCERVARELYQVYPRKGSVWAVYSETDTGQKRRKTKHYEIVVCLTMYSDAYGLSVAYLDKVGDSLFKRRDYGCNAVRWVEKEDVAGLLSHQIPAKKLQEDQCGAGVRESWVLDLASVPPDLVSAP; via the coding sequence ATGGCTTCTCCGGAACAAAACCCAGACACCGTAAACGAAGCGACACACCACAAAGCCCTAGCGGAATCCTCATTCGCTTCCGGCGACTTGACCTCAGCCTTAAACCACGCGCGTAAAGCCCTCAGCTTGTCTCCCAACACGGAAGGCGTATCCTCCATGGTCACCGCCTTCGAAACCATCACCTCCGCCGCCTCCGCCTCCGGAGATACTCCAGAGTGGTACAAGATTCTAAAGGTAGAGCCTTTCTCTCACTTCGACACCGTAAAGCAGCAGTATAGTAAGCTAGCTCTGGTGTTACATCCTGATAAGAATCCTTACGTTGGGTGTGAGGAAGGGTTTAGGCTTGTGAGCGAGGCTTTTAAGGTTTTGGAAGATAGGGTTAGGAGGAGTGAGTATGATGCGAAGCTGAGGGTTAGGATTCAGGGCGAGATTGGTGCTTGTGATGGTGAAACGACGACGTTTTCTAGTTGCGAGAAGAGTTTTGAGGCAAAGGAAGATGGAGATTGTTCTTCCAAGATTATAACTTATagtaggaagaggaagaagcgtGTTGATGAGGTTAGTGAAAGTCTGAGAAGAGTGAGTGAGACGAGGGAGGTGGAAGCAGAAGATGAAGGGATGATGACTTTAGCGGAAATGCAATCAGTTCTTAAGAGAAATAAACAGAAAAACATCATTAGAGAAGTAAAGATGGGAAGGGAGACGCAGGAGATCTCTTCTGGTGATGAGACTTTGATGGAGATGAGTACTAACAAGGAGAATGGTAAGCGAGAAgctgtaaagaagaagaagaagaagaaaacaaaccaCAAGGAGTTAGGTGAGATAGTGGAAGATgaggattttgattttgataaagAGAGGATGCCAAGGAGCTTCAAGAAAGGGCAGGTTTGGGCGATATACGATGACAACGTGCCTCGGTGTTACTGTTTGGTAAGTGAAGTCGTCTCTGTGAGCCCTTTCAAGGTATGGATAAGCTGGTTGGATTACGAGAGCGAGAAACTCATCTTTTGGATGAAGAACAGCTCTTGTGGGAGGTTCCGTGTTTCAGAGAAAGCTTTGATCGAGCATGTGAAACTCTTCTCTCACGTTGTCAACTGCGAGAGGGTGGCACGAGAATTGTACCAAGTATATCCCAGGAAAGGCTCGGTTTGGGCTGTCTACTCAGAGACAGATACAGGtcagaagagaagaaagactaAGCACTATGAGATTGTCGTGTGTTTGACTATGTATAGCGATGCGTATGGTTTGAGTGTGGCGTATTTGGACAAGGTTGGTGACAGCTTGTTCAAGAGACGGGATTACGGGTGTAATGCGGTCAGGTGGGTTGAGAAAGAAGATGTTGCGGGCTTGCTCTCTCATCAGATTCCGGCTAAGAAGCTGCAGGAAGATCAATGTGGAGCTGGTGTGAGAGAGTCTTGGGTTCTTGATCTTGCTTCTGTTCCTCCTGATTTGGTTTCTGCCCCTTAG